A stretch of DNA from Ricinus communis isolate WT05 ecotype wild-type chromosome 4, ASM1957865v1, whole genome shotgun sequence:
ttttatcttacaACATCaacactatttttttttcaagagaataattttttttagaaagaaattatcatatatattataatttgtctCTAATTAAACTACCAAATTCATATCATActtgttatatatttaataaatacttacaccaataataattatgcttactaattgtttgataaatacttaaacCGAAAATTTCGCTTACCAACAGAAAAAATTATCCAAATaatctttctaataaaatctataagtTTATATACGGTGGAGTTGTTTGCTCAAAACAATTGATTAAAtgctttatttaaaattcatatttttatgagagtctttttaaaattaaataaaaactctaattattagtaaattatttttaatttctaaaatttcatctaatttcttatatcttttaagatgaaaaatatagtaaagagaaagaaaaacgaTAATGCACGAGcatttgaaaagaagaaagatgaattttttaaaaaaatctattgaaattttgaaaaaaaaagtaaaagaaaaatttttaaatttttttcataacaATGCATTAAAAGtcattaaaagtatataaaaatctataaaagttaatgattttttaaatattagcttatttttaaagatttcataaaaattataattaaatactctttaatttttatgaattttttaaagtcTTTAAAAATCTATATTGAATATCTCATAACTTatagaaaattttttaaagttattattgaatacattttagcttttaaattccatcaaaatctttaagaattttaattaaatacaccCTCCTAAAAAATGAGTCATGATTTCTTCtgtaaaatactaaaataaatggGTATCTAACCCAGTAATAAgactttcattttttttctcttaattttcaTACGAATCTTTCACAAATGGATTCCAACACTCCAATGAAATCAACATCACCAAGATTTAAcatcaaatataaaagttagtaataaaaataaatagccTTTGGCAATTGtgctttccttttcttttgccCTGTTTtgggttttctaatattgattcAAAGACACAATATTGGTTTGGTCAATCtttataagagaaaaaagaaagttatatatattgtaattGTTAGAGAGAGTTTTAACCACTAATTGACTATTAGTTTTTCTTAATCACCCACCCTATTGTTGTTTTCTACTTAAAGATAGGTTAAAGAGCAACTTTCTTCCACACCTCATAAAGGTTCAATTTCATTTCTAATTAGAGGGCAAGTCCACAAGTACAAGGAAACTTCCCCCTTGGCCACCTATTTTTAGGGCAGTACAATTGCCCCTTATTTGGGCACATCATAAACGGCAATTTGAGTTATGAAATGTATCATGATTCATTGCAAGTTGTTGGTGGAACCCATCAATTAAAGGTATATATGATAACCCTATCAAATGggtcaattttttatatgtccCATTAATTGTAAGgacttatttttttctaaaaatatatttttatattgattaacTACTCAATTGCATTCAAATGTATGAAAAATGGCCCCAATTCCACatgctattttctttttattctttttctttaaatgaaaaaaataatccctaacaaaaaaactaaaaaaaaaatatatagataaaataataagagtctcttttaacttgataaaataataagagtcTCTTAtaacttaacaaaaatttcGAGTTCGAACATTGTATATCTATATGACTTCATGCTAAATTTTCCAATGAAAAGGGACAACttataaagaagaaataaaaaagagaaaaggcaTAACCAAAAAGGAAGATTATTAGGTTGTTCGTTTTTGTTAAATGCTCATGTTCAAGGGCCAATTTTCGACATCCACAATATCATTCCACAAAAAGAATATGACTTGTGCAAGAGAATTGACTTGTTACATTCCTTGTCCGTGTGGAATGGTGGTTCTGTTTCCTTTAGTGTTTATGGCCAGTCTTTGatttactttaatttagtACCACTCCTTGTGGTGGAGAACTTAGTTGGCATTTTCTCCACAAATGAACTTATCCCATATTAGAAAGTAATTTtggtgaaaaaataaaatagaaagaatggAAATTAGGAGGatgattcttctttttctcttggGATAGGGtggaaaatatgagaaaaaaaatgtataaaatgttattttattatgttaaaaattGTAAGTTTAATTACTTCCcacccattttctttttaagaatttttggTGAGTTTCATATACTTTTTTCCACCCTCTACCTAGCAATGgaaaatttagaataaagTTTCctccatttattttcttctagtTTCCACTCTCCCAAACAAAGGGTTAGTGTTAAATTAGTCATGAGTGttcagattttaatttaattttaatttccttCTTGAATTGGGTATGGAAGAAACTACTGTCCCACATTCAAAAATAGTTCTTAAAACTTATTGAAGCTACTGTCTCAAaccttcttctctttttctctaatGTTATTGTTTTTAAGTAATTTCTGTTGCCATATCTTCTTTGGGAATGAActtattgtttcttttggaagacataaataataaatgtaattTAGATAGAAAAATCTTTAACACAAAAGGTTATAATCTGGATTCAATGGCTAAAAAGAACACATGTTCCTGGTCTTCTCACCCAAAACTTCAACACTcactaataatttgagaagtAAAATCAGTGgacaatttaaaagaaaaaaccttgGATCCCAAGTACCAATTCCACAAGTTATCATAGTAAGTTGATAATTGGACAGGACTTCATGGATTCAAGAAGAATCTTTGTCAGTCACCACAGGAAGTCATAAAAGTTTGCCACTTTTAAAtgcccttttcctttttttctttgactgattcaaaatttatttttgggcACTCATCCACTCAATTGATGAAGCCAAAATTGGTCAATCTAATAATGAAGAAGCATCATCCAAAAGGaacttcttttaaaaaaaaagctgAAAATGCATAAAGACCCTTTCAACTAATTTCCTCCTCAcaaaataaatctatttaGTTATGCATGTATTCAATgaaatatctaaataattaaaataactatctatttctttttttaatttttttttctaatcaaGATAACAATTACCAACGATGTTCATCACTTTATTGATGGAAAATTCCGCCGATAAACTGTAAACTTCCTATAGTGGCAGTTGCATGTGAAACCTAGTCATCctgaaataataaatcttaagGTCAAAGTCATTATACAATTTAGTTAGTTGCTGCAATTGTTCACTTTCTTATACTTTTTCTTAGGGTgtcccttttttctttattaaataataccTCTCGATTTTTGAGCTAATATATTGGTTATTCTGTAtcacttttattatattaaatttttatatgttcttacaaaattaaatactacTCCCCTTTCATCCAAAGTCAAGTGGTTAAAAGAtcgaattaataaaaaaattattatattatttatatctaaatttagCACCGGTCCAATCTCATTAAATTtagtcatattcataaaaatagttCATTTGATGttgatataaattttgaaatttatgaattttgacccatatttagatttatgatTCTTCGGCTCACTGGCTATGAGTTTATCTAAATCtgtttatattcaaatttagcAATAGTTTAATCTCATTATAGTTAATTTGATGTTGATATAAATCTTGAAGTCCATAAAGTTTGGTCCATATCTAGATTTATGATCCATGTGTAAATCTTGAGTTCACTAGCCATGAGTTGGTTTgataattcttaaatattattgatatgtAATAACGAGgaagtaagaaaataaaatgtaattacAAAATCTTCTGGAAGTTTGAAGCATATTATTAAGAAGTGgagaaaaatgaatataaatattagccaAGAACAAAAAAGGTACGAAAGTGAAGCAtatccaaaaaagaaaaaaatgcacTTATAATATATGTGAACAAGGGATTAAACATAATCTTTTatctattaaaaatgaatcaaAGAGAAATAGAATTCCAGTATCCAGTAGCTGTTATACATATTAAACTGTGTTTTAGTTTCACTACTTGACATGACaaacaaatttcaattaattaactGTAGACACACATGCCAGTCATTCTGGCAGCTCATGTGTTAACAAATCTGCAATTTTTCCTGACTTCACCATTGACAAAGCTGTCCGGATTTGTGATGTTTCCCAATTTCACCATTGAATCTGAGAATTGCTGGAAGAAACCAATAGGATCATGAGCATACTTCAAAACGAGCTGCTTTGTTTGAATTCCAAGCATGCTTGAGTATAGTTCTTGGTCAGAATTCAACAATCCTTCTCCTTTCAGGAGAATCTGATAGTAAGAGTTGTCGAAAAGGTTAGGCGTGACATTGTCCATTGCTGATATGTTATTGTCTCCTCCATCAGCAGCTGGACATGTAGATCTCAGGCTGTTCAGGTATGTCTTAGACATTGGACTTCCACCTGAAGTTGTTTCGAAGTCTCCATAAATCCTTGATCGGAAATTCGCACACCTTGCCATGCCTATGGTGTGTGCACCTGTAGATTATCCAATATATAAACACTcagttttaaatattttacacttatattttattagacaTTAGGCCTCAGGATTTGAACTCCTGATTTCTTGCATTACCAGAAAAGCACTCGATATTGATCTCAGGGTTAACAGATTTtgacaaattttattatatgtttgtTGATGTTAAAGTAGCAATTCTTGATAGGGTCACTGTCCTCGTAAGAGATTATTACCTGAAAGAGCTACCATATCCGTAACAGAGAGGCCCTGATAAAGAAACTTGGAAATGATGGATAGCAGACCTTCATCTGGAGTTGGGATATTTGCTGATGCAAGTTCAAGACTTGCAGTCTTAGAATCTTTCCTTCCAACAGGAACATCCCAGTAAGGTCCACCAACCTGTCAAAACAGAAAACAAGTCTCAAAGTTCTTCGAATAAGCAAAAGTTTGAACCTTTTATACAATACAAGCAAATACAAGTTTCGTAGTACGATACCAGAATTACTGCATCTCTTGCAGCTACGGTGAGGATATCTGCACAAGAGACTATTCCAGGACACTCAGATTCCACTTTGTTCTTGACCTTATCAATGATTCTAAAACCTACTAGAGAATTCACATTCGGTGAAGCTTTCTTCTCCCCTTGCAAGGTGATTGTGTCGTCTAGCAAAACCGATCCATCACATCCCTGCACCCATTAGACCATATATTACAATTTGACATTGACATTGACAATCATCCTTTCGGATTCTATATTGCAAAAACCAGTCCGAAACTATTATTTAGCTGTTACGGGGTTTCTATCGTAGAAAACAAGTCAATTCTACCTGAACAAAGCAGTCGTGAAAATGTAATCGAACTACAAGAGCTGCATTACGAGGATCTGAGAGCACTTCACATTCCATTTCTTTCCTGATAATATCGAAGACACTAGGGCAAGTAGAAGCATAGTAGTCCAATGTTAAAGGAGGGTCAATTGCATACAAGGTGGTGCTGAAGATGAAGATTGAAACCAAAGCAACGAGCTGACATGTGAGGAACTTAGAGTGAAGGGAAGGTGCCATTGTTTGTTTCTTGCTGTTCTTGTATGATAGAAGAGGGTGGGAGAGATGGGGTTGAAATGTAAGAtatataagagaaaaagaatgcAAGAAAGAGTATAGGACTTTGCTTTTTTTTCCATGGCCGTTTGAGTATTTTGCATAGTCAATAGCGGATGCAACTAATGTTGGCCTGGTTGGTGGGTACTCCTAAACCAAAATCaccaagagaaaaaaagatttataagCATATCTTTTAAGCATCCATAAGATAGTATATTGTTTAATGATTTTGGGTAACTCACCAAACATAAAACTAATAACAGCTAATGCCTGCTATATTTTACTCCACTATCAAGCTTTCAGATTCATCTCCTTCCAAGACCAAGTTGAGGCATTGTTCATAATTTTCTCTCCTAGAAAAGGTATTCTtagtctatttttaaaattttaaaacttgtGGCCATCTACTACTCAACCTTTTAGACTGTTATTTGGCGTGGACTTGCACAGGTTGGATGGTCTGATTTGAACAGATTAGGTTAAACAAAGGTGGTTTTGTGACATCAATAATTGATTTCAGGTTATAATATTTTGTGGCCTGTGGTTTTTAATTTCCATGCCATCAAGGTCAATGCACACATGTCCTTTTAAATCATTCTTCAAGAACAAGAATATGTATTCCCTGCGTTGCTTGTATGCTTGCTTTCTTTTACAAGATTGGAAATCTAAAATGAAGGAAAATGAACCCAGTCATGACAGTGAAGTGCAAGGTTAGAACACTAATCGGCTACGTAATTCCATATTCAGGTTGAACTTCCTTCTAGTATGATGGACAAAGTATTGGACTAGATGGCTGGGCTCAGAATGGCCTACTTCAATAATACGGGGCTGGAGCTGGCCACCAGACTGTAGATACCAGTCAGCTTTGCTTTTTCTGCAGCAACCTCACCAACTCACCAGGCAAAACTTCATTACTGAAATTACTGTATTTTCGGCTATGAAATCTCGGAACATCACCCTGATTTGGCTTGCAGATCAGAAGTAATTTGAGAGGTGATACAAGGCATCTAATACTATCAAATGATGTACGTATATACATGTTAAGGACTAATTTGAAATGAGAGATCATAATACAGCGAGAACTCTGGCTCGACTATAGCATGCAATGGTAGTTCACTGTACTAAAAGTTCATTTCAAATGGCAGGTCAAGTAGAAAAAGAAGTATTTCCATCAGAAACATGACAAATACTAATCCTGCCAAACATTTTTTGTAACATTGCCATGATTAAATTAAAGCAAGCGATCATGACAAATGAAAAACAGATACTATCCTTCATCTCAGAGTATATTTCAAAACTTTGTAAGAGTAACAAAACGTTAGTCACATAAGCATTTCTAACCTAGTAAATCAGGTGTACAGTTCAGAATCACAAGGATGATCCTTAATCCGGCTGAACCTTAGAGATTTATCTTCAGCCTCCCCGCTAGACATGTCAAAGTCATGCAACACATTCTTTTGCAGTATGGATTTGACTAGGGCTATGACAGAACCACCATATTCAGGCCAGGAAACACATAAAGTTCCTCTAATGTTTCTCATCTGGCATTGGGCTAAGAGTGCAGCTGACAAGCCATCCACCATACTCCCTGATGGGAAATATTCTAAACCTTTCAGGAATGATGAACCTCCACAACCATCAACTTGTCCTTTCCTCTCTGCCAATGTCTCTAGCTTGAAAGCATGTGTCTCATCTGGAGAGAGCTTACCCCGGAAATTCTGGCTTTGAATTGAATCCAAGATTAGAACCCTTTCGGGGATGATTTGTCCACCAATAAGCAACTTTGCAACCGCATTAGATCTCTCAGCACTGACAGAGCACTGAACGGATGCCAGAAGAGTCGACTTATCAGCATCATTTAGGGCATATATGTTGCAGGACTTGTCTCGAAGTGATGGTTCGATAGTGTTGCCTGAGAAAGGGATCTCAGGTAGAAAGACACTGCCAATTAGGGTCTTTGAAGATACATGATTGAAAACATAAAGAGATGGGGTAGATAAGGCAATGATAAGGAGAGATGGGCAAAGAGGTTGATCAGGTTTAGGATTAGAAAACAGAAGGAAAGGAGATGGAAGCGGTGGCAATGGAGATGCGAAATTGTTGAGATCTTCCTGAAAGAACCTTGAAGGTGGTGGAATCTCGGTTAGTACATCTTCCATGTTCCTTCAATGCAAGTTGTAAAACCTGCTAATGTAGAAGATATGATCAGTATCATTCACTGGTTACTCAGGCTTGTAGCATTAACAGTAGATCATTGGCTATTgtaagttaatattttattctctcaaattaaaatcattaaagAACAAACATAAGTCATGAATGTTCACTACTCTTATGGGACATAGGACATAACATGACTTcaataaataaaccaaatataaatatgcaaaaaTTTCACTTGAAAATAGATCTTACATGCcaatgaatataattaatgcaAGTTGATAATCTTCAGTATATATGTCTAATATGACAACAGGTAGAATTTTGAATCCCTAACAATTTGCAAGGCTAACATTTTCTAATTTGTGCCAAAGAAAGTATGGAGATATATAAACACCAGGGctctaattttatcttttaccCCCCAATTGAAGAATAGAgtgaaaaatagaagaaatgaTGACTGATGTTGAACTTCCtaagtttatatttcttaGTACAATTAAGgtctttgaaattttttctttaattatccCATTTCCTTGCAAGTCTTGCTACAAATCCTTCCACTTTTATATCTCTTACAGCATGTTTGGTTACTCTTAGAATTGGAATGGGAATGAAAATGGATGTGTAGATCCCAAAAATTCCTACTCCAAGTTTATTTTCAGGAAAACTAAATAAACTTAGTGACAACCCTAAGAATTAGACATAACTTAGATGTCATTACAACTTTCAACATAAATCAAGTCattcaaatataaacattcctcaaacaaaacaaaattccTCTTCCAAGAATCACAGTCCGTTCCTAATTCCAGTGGCAACCAAACATTGCCCTATAGTTTCCTTGCTCTTACTTTTCCAATCTTTCCTACTAAACAAGGTGCCGAGAAGAagtaaagtttaaattttactcTCCATGAAACATGAATTGTCCGTAGAAATTGATTATAAAAAGCCAGCCTAACAAATAAACTTTGTTTTACAAGGTACATGATAACCAATTGTCTTGGCTCCTTTTACATCCAGAATGATTTCAAAATAAACActtaaatatagtatttagCCTCTTTCTTTGAGAGAAGAAGTATTAGTTTAAGATCAAATGCTAACCAACACGAGaatgcaaaataaaaataataatgattatgaCCCAAAAGAATTAGCACCCAAGATAACAAGCAAAACCCACTAAAGATTGCAAATTAGATCTATGAATTCACAGAAATAACCCTAACCCACAAATCATTGATTCCAAAAGAAGCTcagttttttccttttctttttcttagaaaaagtGTTAAAAGCGCTATTTTTTCCTGAGAAACAAACAGAAAAAATGGTGCATAGAATCTTcacaaaaggaaagaaataagaaaagctaaagaagagaaataaaaCCTGAGAATCGAAAACGATGTTGTTTGTTGCGGAGATGCGAAGTAGAAAGGTGATGTCTTTTGGTTctgaaatttatttcttattgcTCAAGCTTAAGCTAAAACGGAATGACTCCACCCAATTCAAAGAAGATGCCTGGAAGAAGTGAGAAATTACCTGCAActagttattattatcattattatgcCTTCAGCTGCTCAGCCTGTTCTACCTTTCCTTTTGGGAAAAAAAGTAAACATGCAACTTCACAGTGTTTGCATTTACTATTGAATAATATAGTCTTTTGccctttctcttttattaaaataaatttatttaatctttttataaaaggaaaagaatacCACAatatttaaagagaaaaatacaGAATCCAAGACTTCAACTTTAGGTATGAAGTGTCCAAGCCTCCAAGTTCAAGTCTAATAGTTAATGATGACCTATTGATATTGGAATTATTATGCTgaaattatttcttcttcttagaTCCCATTTTCTCCTAGTTCACCACtcttttaaatatgaaataattcATTACtgctttttgttttgaaaaagaaagtattGATTGATAGTACAAACATACAAAATTCTATAAtcgattaaattttaactactAATAAGATTGAGTATTTATTCTGTTTGGATTAAATCGACAACTGTATAATTGATTTAGAGATCTCTAGGCTATTTACAAACAAAACAGTACTTAAAAAATCACTTTAATACTTAAGTTGGTTTTTGGAAggcataattatattttttttatctaaatttgtcaaaagaTGATAATTGAGtagttgaaattttaaaactaacaattaaatatggtaatttataaaaaactaacaaaatagtatttttatcaaatcacattataaatatcaatgtgaatttttttatgttaaataaaataaaaaataaaagacacgTGATAAAGATAtgttgtaaaaataaaaataaaatgataaatttgtccatcaatatataaatatatttttaccaaatcattagaattttatagctcaataaatattaaaattcatgaattgaggattaagaattaagactattaaattaataattaatagatattagaaaaagagagttgtataagataaaatttatcctaaggttatatcaaaaattaatcaatttagttTTTCACGTGTTTAACAATTTTTGCTCtctcttttatatttgtaaaaatctAAAGGAAACTTGAAAGTTACTTGCTAAAAACAccactttattatttttttacagaTTACCAAACtcaattgttaattttaaaaatttaactattcGATTGTCATTTATTGACAAGTTCAGACactaaaaatgtaattatcctattttttgaaataaggattTAGATCGGATATATAAAGACTTTAAACTGCATTACctcaaatgaaaattaatatttatagtacTGATTTGCAGGTGAAACCGGTACCAGCAGAGATGAAGCCAGTAATAGAGAGTGGTTCCAGTTTATCACAGAGTAGACTTATGATATGAGATGGCGATCTCAACATGATCACGGATTATGACAAACGGTGCTGTTTGAGTTTTCTATCTTTGATGAGTTCAAGTTTTGAATCAATGGAGAGTTAACTGTGCCTAGCTGATCCCTGATTTGCTTTATGTATATCAAATATcatttacaaaattaaatttaaattaaattacataaaaattaaaccatttattttattaaaatcttttaactATGGCATTCATAATACTTTTTTATGGCTTGACAAATATAAGCATAGGTTTCCATAACCTGATAACTTGGTCCGGTGGTAAAACGAGATTACTTTAAGAAAGAGTATCAGGAAACAAAAATCCTCattaatcaaattgaaaagaataacGTGGAAATTCGACCTACAAATAGGTAAAATCACCTTAAAATAAGAACTAAAAATTCCTCTAGGTAGGGAACAAGGATAAATCAAAATGCAATGGTGAGCCCTCAAAATTGGCTGGGTGCTCCAAGTTTTTACAGTCTTCAAAATCAATGTAAAACTTTCTTACAACAGATCATCCACGAGGAGACAACAAGCTCAAAGGTAAGAAGGCGgcaaataaataatcaagcTACTCACACACTGCTACCTTCCATTTCCATTTCAGCATCTGACCTCTATGTCCATCCACAAGCCCTTAAATTCGATACCAGTCCTTCCAGTTTGGTTAATGAAGCACATCAGACATTTTAAAACCACTGCGAAGAAATGGCCCAGACAAATCTTTTGAAGGAGAAACTGTcgactaataaatttttttaagtttcaaTTGTCTGACATTAGGataatgtaattattttcAGAGACAAATGCATGCACAAAAAGAACCAAACAGTATGGCTTCCTCCTTGAAAAAAATATCACCTTTATGTGAGTTGTTGAGGCTGTAATTACTATGTTCGTCAATCTTCATGTTCATCTTCGCCTTCAGAATCTGCATACAGAGATAGGGCGAAAAACATATTAAGGACCAACCTACCAAGAAAAGTTGTTTAATGGAGAAGGggattgaaaatataaatgaaaatccTTCAAATAGCCCACTAAAATGATCGACAATCATCTCATATATCACATTTATCAGCCTAACTGCCACTGGAATCAATAGCATCTTCTCATGCTGGAGCTAGAGATCAATCTCCTCCCAGAATAACAACTAATattgtttctttcttcatttatatattcatgTTTCTAACATGTGTGTACATGCATCACATTTCGATACCAAGTAATCATTTCGTTTTTCCTCACTTACCAGACCGAACATCCTCACTAAGCTGACCTCTTGCTTGGATTTGCTTAACAAGCATCCGATAAATCAGGACCCACCAGTAAATATGGAGAACAAGCAAGCAATATAGAAGAGAATTGAACACATAATAATAGATTGGACCATCCAGCGGATGCTTGTCCTTGTCCAAGGTCTGGACAACTTCATAACTGCAACCGAGAGAAATGAATCAATAAACAATTTGATAAGTTCCAAAATAcctgataaaagaaaaaaattaacaaaccAGCAAACAAAACAGACAAATAAATCTTATACTGAAAGGAGAAACAGATTTCCATAGAGATCCTTACTCTAAACTGACAAATCTTAGTATAAAGTCTAAATTCAATCTTCATCCTCCAGATCAAATGTGGAATCAGAGAAGCAAAATTGCAAACCTTTAATCATAAGCAAATTTGCACATGCATTGGCTGTTCCAGAGGGGAGCAGAGGTGGTTTGGGAGATGAGATCCTTATAGTATGGATCAAAAAGGGCGGCCACTCCTATGCGTATATTAAAAGCAATTTATAGGACATCAGGCTTCACCAACTAACATCCACCAATTTCCCTAGTcagaatattgattattacagttgcttttttatttaaacacttaaatatttatttaaaaattgtcTAAGATATGCTGATAACTAGTTATATTCCATAGAAAACAGATGGAACATGCAATTAGGAATATCAATAATTGATGTAGC
This window harbors:
- the LOC8264618 gene encoding peroxidase 11 translates to MAPSLHSKFLTCQLVALVSIFIFSTTLYAIDPPLTLDYYASTCPSVFDIIRKEMECEVLSDPRNAALVVRLHFHDCFVQGCDGSVLLDDTITLQGEKKASPNVNSLVGFRIIDKVKNKVESECPGIVSCADILTVAARDAVILVGGPYWDVPVGRKDSKTASLELASANIPTPDEGLLSIISKFLYQGLSVTDMVALSGAHTIGMARCANFRSRIYGDFETTSGGSPMSKTYLNSLRSTCPAADGGDNNISAMDNVTPNLFDNSYYQILLKGEGLLNSDQELYSSMLGIQTKQLVLKYAHDPIGFFQQFSDSMVKLGNITNPDSFVNGEVRKNCRFVNT
- the LOC8264619 gene encoding uncharacterized protein LOC8264619, with amino-acid sequence MEDVLTEIPPPSRFFQEDLNNFASPLPPLPSPFLLFSNPKPDQPLCPSLLIIALSTPSLYVFNHVSSKTLIGSVFLPEIPFSGNTIEPSLRDKSCNIYALNDADKSTLLASVQCSVSAERSNAVAKLLIGGQIIPERVLILDSIQSQNFRGKLSPDETHAFKLETLAERKGQVDGCGGSSFLKGLEYFPSGSMVDGLSAALLAQCQMRNIRGTLCVSWPEYGGSVIALVKSILQKNVLHDFDMSSGEAEDKSLRFSRIKDHPCDSELYT